The following are encoded together in the Populus trichocarpa isolate Nisqually-1 chromosome 5, P.trichocarpa_v4.1, whole genome shotgun sequence genome:
- the LOC7479166 gene encoding beta-galactosidase 6: protein MGWWLSWVVLTVAVIRDIVVRGGDVTYDGRSLIIDGQRKILFSGSIHYPRSTPEMWPSLVAKAREGGVDVIQTYVFWNLHEPRPGEYDFSGRNDLVRFIKEIQAQGLYVCLRIGPFIESEWTYGGFPFWLHDVPDIVYRSDNEPFKFYMQNFTTKIVNMMKSEGLYASQGGPIILSQIENEYQNVEAAFRDKGPPYVIWAAKMAVELQTGVPWVMCKQTDAPDPVINTCNGMRCGETFGGPNSPTKPSLWTENWTSFYQVYGGEPYIRSAEDIAFHVTLFIAKNGSYINYYMFHGGTNFGRTASAYVITSYYDQAPLDEYGLIRQPKWGHLKELHAAIKSCSSTILEGVQSNFSLGQLQQAYIFEEEGAGCAAFLVNNDQKNNATVEFRNITFELLPKSISVLPDCENIIFNTAKVNAKGNEITRTSSQLFDDADRWEAYTDVIPNFADTNLKSDTLLEHMNTTKDKSDYLWYTFSFLPNSSCTEPILHVESLAHVASAFVNNKYAGSAHGSKDAKGPFTMEAPIVLNDQMNTISILSTMVGLQDSGAFLERRYAGLTRVEIRCAQQEIYNFTNNYEWGYQAGLSGESLNIYMREHLDNIEWSEVVSATDQPLSWFKIEFDAPTGNDPVVLNLSTMGKGEAWVNGQSIGRYWLSFLTSKGQPSQTLYHIPRAFLNSSGNLLVLLEESGGDPLHISLDTVSRTGLQEHASRYHPPQ from the exons ATGGGGTGGTGGTTAAGCTGGGTTGTCTTGACCGTGGCGGTAATCAGAGATATTGTTGTTAGAGGAGGAGATGTCACATATGATGGAAGATCTCTTATCATTGATGGACAAAGGAAAATCCTGTTTTCGGGTTCAATTCACTATCCTCGCAGCACTCCAGAG ATGTGGCCATCTTTGGTAGCAAAAGCTAGAGAAGGAGGGGTCGATGTGATTCAAACTTATGTGTTTTGGAATCTGCATGAGCCAAGACCTGGAGAG TATGATTTCAGTGGAAGAAATGACTTGGTGAGGTTCATAAAGGAAATCCAAGCACAAGGTCTCTACGTCTGCCTCAGGATTGGACCTTTCATCGAGAGTGAATGGACTTATGG GGGGTTCCCATTTTGGTTGCATGATGTCCCCGACATTGTTTATCGATCAGATAATGAGCCTTTCAAG ttttacaTGCAAAATTTTACCACAAAAATAGTGAACATGATGAAGTCAGAGGGTTTATATGCTTCGCAAGGAGGTCCAATAATACTATCACAG ATTGAGAATGAATATCAAAATGTTGAAGCAGCTTTTCGTGACAAAGGACCCCCGTACGTCATCTGGGCAGCAAAAATGGCAGTTGAGCTCCAGACTGGTGTGCCATGGGTGATGTGCAAGCAAACTGATGCTCCTGACCCAGTG ATAAACACATGCAATGGAATGAGATGTGGAGAAACTTTTGGAGGACCTAATTCGCCAACAAAGCCGTCACTTTGGACAGAGAATTGGACATCATT CTATCAAGTATACGGTGGAGAACCGTATATACGGTCTGCTGAAGACATTGCCTTCCATGTAACCCTTTTTATTGCAAAAAATGGAAGCTATATAAATTACTACATG TTCCATGGTGGAACAAATTTTGGAAGAACTGCGTCGGCATATGTCATAACAAGTTATTACGATCAGGCACCACTTGATGAATATG GTTTAATTAGACAACCCAAATGGGGTCATCTCAAGGAGCTGCATGCTGCAATCAAGTCTTGCTCTTCAACAATACTTGAGGGAGTGCAGTCTAATTTCTCCTTGGGCCAACTTCAACAG GCCTATATTTTCGAAGAAGAAGGAGCAGGCTGTGCTGCATTTCTTGTTAACAATGACCAGAAAAATAATGCAACTGTTGAATTTCGAAATATAACCTTTGAGCTGCTTCCAAAGTCGATTAGTGTTCTACCTGACTGTGAAAATATAATCTTCAACACCGCAAAG GTAAATGCAAAGGGTAATGAGATAACCAGGACATCAAGTCAATTGTTTGATGATGCTGATAGGTGGGAAGCATATACAGATGTTATCCCTAACTTCGCAGATACTAACCTTAAATCAGATACCCTGTTGGAGCACATGAATACAACCAAAGATAAATCAGATTATCTTTGGTATACTTTCAG CTTCCTACCAAATTCATCTTGCACTGAACCTATACTTCATGTGGAGTCTCTCGCGCATGTTGCATCTGCTTTTGTCAACAACAAATATGCAG GATCTGCACATGGAAGTAAGGATGCCAAGGGTCCCTTTACCATGGAAGCGCCGATAGTCTTAAATGATCAGATGAACACCATTTCTATACTCAGCACTATGGTTGGATTACAA GATTCAGGAGCTTTCCTGGAGAGAAGATATGCAGGCTTAACGAGAGTGGAAATTAGATGTGCTCAACAAGAGATCTATAATTTTACCAATAATTATGAATGGGGATATCAG GCAGGGCTATCTGGAGAGAGCTTGAACATCTACATGAGAGAACATTTGGACAACATTGAATGGAGTGAAGTTGTTTCAGCTACGGATCAACCACTTTCTTGGTTTAAG ATTGAATTTGATGCTCCAACGGGTAACGACCCAGTAGTTTTAAACCTAAGCACGATGGGGAAAGGAGAAGCATGGGTGAACGGACAAAGCATTGGACGTTACTGGCTTTCCTTTCTCACTTCTAAAGGGCAGCCTTCACAGACATT GTACCATATACCTCGGGCATTTCTTAACAGTTCAGGGAACCTGCTGGTGTTGCTCGAGGAATCTGGAGGGGATCCTCTCCACATTTCATTAGACACTGTTTCAAGAACAGGATTGCAAGAACACGCTTCCCGTTATCACCCTCCACAGTAA
- the LOC7479167 gene encoding ankyrin repeat-containing protein At5g02620 yields MESPNGQPSPMPRKKMTKQLTGKKDDTPLHSAARAGNLGAVMEILTGTGEEELKELLEKQNQSGETALYVASEYGYVDVVREMIKYYDLADAGIKARNGFDAFHVAAKQGDMEILRLLMEAHPELSMTVDLSNTTALHTAATKGHIEIVNLLLDAGSSLATIAKSNGKTALHSAARNGHVEVVRALLTMEPGMATRTDKKGQTAFHMAAKGQNIEIVEELIVAQPSSINMVDTKGNTALHIATRKGRIQIVRLLLGHSGTDLKAVNRTNETALDTAEKTGHSEIAAILQEHGVQSAKTMQPQEKNPARELKQTVSDIKHEVYYQLEHTRQTRKRVQGIAKRLNKMHAEGLNNAINSTTVVAVLIATVAFAAIFTVPGEYVDDPEEIPPGQSLGEANIAPQAPFIIFFIFDSIALFISLAVVVVQTSVVVIESKAKKQMMAIINKLMWIACALISVAFLALSFIVVGEREKWLAIGVTIIGATIMVTTLGTMCYWVVKHRIEASNMRSIRRSSLGSRSRSFSVSVVSDAEILNNDYKKMYAI; encoded by the exons ATGGAGTCACCAAATGGGCAGCCTAGTCCAATGCCCAGGAAAAAGATGACCAAACAGTTAACAGGAAAAAAAGACGACACGCCATTACATTCTGCAGCTAGAGCAGGAAATTTAGGTGCTGTAATGGAGATCCTAACTGGTACCGGAGAAGAAGAATTGAAGGAATTGTTAGAGAAGCAAAACCAATCAGGAGAAACTGCCCTTTATGTTGCTTCAGAATACGGTTATGTTGATGTGGTCAGAGAGATGATAAAGTACTATGATCTTGCTGATGCTGGTATCAAAGCAAGAAATGGATTTGATGCATTCCACGTTGCTGCCAAGCAAGGGGATATGG AGATATTGAGACTCCTAATGGAGGCCCATCCGGAATTGTCTATGACCGTTGATTTATCAAACACCACAGCTCTGCACACGGCTGCCACAAAAGGGCATATAGAGATTGTGAATCTCTTATTAGACGCAGGGAGTAGCCTAGCAACCATTGCTAAAAGCAATGGAAAAACTGCCTTGCATTCTGCAGCTAGAAATGGACATGTAGAGGTTGTGAGAGCACTCCTAACAATGGAGCCTGGGATGGCAACAAGGACAGATAAAAAGGGGCAGACGGCATTTCACATGGCAGCGAAGGGACAAAATATTGAGATAGTGGAGGAGTTGATTGTTGCACAACCTTCATCTATAAACATGGTTGATACTAAGGGCAACACGGCCTTACATATAGCAACCAGGAAAGGCAGAATTCAG ATTGTTAGGTTGCTACTTGGACATAGTGGAACCGACTTGAAGGCTGTGAATAGGACAAATGAAACAGCACTTGACACTGCTGAGAAAACAGGGCATTCAGAAATTGCAGCCATCTTGCAAGAACATGGGGTTCAAAGTGCCAAAACAATGCAGCCGCAGGAAAAGAATCCAGCACGAGAGCTGAAACAGACAGTAAGCGACATAAAACACGAAGTCTACTACCAACTAGAACACACACGTCAAACTAGAAAGCGTGTGCAAGGCATCGCTAAACGTCTTAACAAAATGCATGCTGAAGGTCTTAACAATGCCATCAACTCCACAACTGTTGTTGCCGTTCTTATTGCCACAGTTGCCTTCGCAGCCATATTCACCGTTCCCGGCGAATACGTAGATGACCCTGAAGAAATCCCCCCTGGACAGTCTCTAGGGGAAGCCAATATCGCACCGCAAGCTCCCTTTATCATCTTCTTTATCTTTGATTCCATCGCCCTCTTCATTTCCCTAGCTGTTGTGGTGGTGCAAACATCAGTTGTAGTCATTGAGAGCAAGGCAAAGAAGCAAATGATGGCGATCATAAACAAATTGATGTGGATAGCCTGTGCACTTATATCAGTTGCGTTCTTAGCACtatcttttattgttgttggCGAGCGAGAGAAATGGCTGGCAATTGGCGTGACAATCATAGGAGCAACTATAATGGTGACAACGCTGGGAACAATGTGTTACTGGGTTGTAAAACATCGGATTGAGGCCTCAAACATGAGGAGTATACGAAGATCATCACTTGGGAGCAGGTCACGCTCGTTTTCAGTTTCTGTGGTGTCCGATGCTGAGATCCTCAACAATGACTATAAGAAAATGTATGCTATTTAA